The Pedobacter roseus genome contains a region encoding:
- the dxs gene encoding 1-deoxy-D-xylulose-5-phosphate synthase → MQVKAGPLLSKINYPADLKQFSESDLEQISQELRQYIIDVVSVNGGHFASSLGVVELTVALHYALNTPYDKLVWDVGHQAYGHKILTGRRDLFHTNRVYKGISGFPKISESEYDTFGVGHSSTSISAALGMAVASQLKGETDRQHVAIIGDGAMTAGLAFEGLNHAGIENSNVLVILNDNCMSIDPNVGALKEYLTSITISKSYNRFRDDISHVLAGLSKLGPNAHKYVKKIEKSIKGTLLKQSNLFEALNFRYFGPVDGHDVKRLAQTIKDLSAIPGPKLLHCITVKGKGFALAEKDQTIWHSPGLFDKITGEIKKSIPDKPQPPKYQDVFGHTMVELAEVNDKIVGITPAMPSGSSLNIMMKAMPNRAFDVGIAEQHAVTFSAGLATQGLVPFCNIYSSFMQRAYDQVIHDVAIQKLNVVFCLDRAGLAGADGATHHGAYDIAYMRCIPNLVISSPMNEEELRNLMFTAQQENIGPFVIRYPRGNGVMPDWKRPFKALEIGKGRKICDGEDVALLTIGHVGNFAIEARAELNSEGFYPAHYDLRFVKPLDEALLHEVFTKYKYVITVEDGSLPGGVGSAVLEFMADHGYNANVVRLGIPDHFIEHGEQAELWAECGYDKNAIIKAVRKVAVKRTTDSMAG, encoded by the coding sequence ATGCAAGTAAAAGCTGGCCCCCTATTATCTAAAATCAACTATCCTGCTGATTTAAAGCAATTTAGTGAATCCGACTTAGAACAAATAAGCCAGGAATTACGACAGTACATTATTGATGTAGTAAGTGTTAACGGAGGCCATTTCGCTTCCAGTTTAGGTGTTGTTGAACTAACAGTAGCCTTGCACTATGCACTAAATACCCCATATGACAAATTGGTTTGGGATGTAGGCCATCAGGCTTACGGCCATAAAATCTTGACCGGCCGTAGGGATTTGTTCCATACTAACCGTGTCTATAAAGGTATCAGTGGTTTCCCGAAAATTTCGGAGAGTGAGTACGATACTTTTGGCGTTGGTCACTCCTCTACTTCAATTTCGGCTGCGCTGGGTATGGCTGTAGCTTCGCAACTAAAAGGCGAAACAGACAGACAGCACGTTGCCATTATTGGTGATGGGGCCATGACCGCAGGTCTGGCCTTTGAAGGATTAAACCATGCCGGAATCGAAAATAGTAACGTGCTGGTTATCCTGAATGATAATTGCATGTCTATCGACCCGAATGTGGGTGCACTTAAAGAATATTTAACCAGCATCACCATTTCTAAATCATACAACCGTTTCCGTGATGATATTTCTCACGTACTGGCCGGGCTTTCTAAATTAGGTCCAAATGCACATAAGTATGTTAAGAAAATAGAGAAAAGCATTAAAGGAACGCTACTCAAACAAAGTAATTTGTTTGAGGCTTTAAACTTTAGGTATTTTGGCCCTGTTGATGGTCACGACGTAAAGCGTTTGGCCCAAACGATAAAGGATTTATCTGCCATTCCCGGCCCAAAACTTCTTCACTGTATTACGGTGAAAGGTAAAGGTTTCGCCCTGGCAGAAAAAGATCAAACAATATGGCATTCACCTGGACTTTTTGACAAGATTACCGGAGAGATCAAAAAAAGCATTCCAGATAAACCACAGCCGCCAAAATATCAGGATGTTTTTGGGCATACCATGGTAGAACTGGCGGAGGTTAATGATAAAATTGTAGGAATTACGCCAGCAATGCCATCAGGATCATCATTAAATATTATGATGAAAGCGATGCCAAATCGTGCATTTGATGTGGGGATTGCCGAACAACATGCGGTGACGTTTTCGGCTGGTTTAGCGACACAGGGATTAGTTCCTTTCTGTAACATCTACTCAAGCTTTATGCAAAGGGCTTATGATCAGGTTATCCATGATGTGGCTATACAAAAACTAAATGTTGTATTCTGTTTAGATAGGGCCGGCCTGGCTGGTGCTGATGGTGCGACGCATCATGGTGCCTATGACATTGCTTATATGCGCTGTATTCCAAATTTAGTAATTTCTTCTCCTATGAATGAAGAAGAGTTACGCAACCTGATGTTCACTGCTCAACAGGAAAATATCGGTCCATTTGTAATCCGTTATCCCCGTGGTAACGGTGTAATGCCCGATTGGAAGAGACCTTTCAAAGCATTGGAAATCGGCAAAGGACGTAAAATATGCGATGGGGAAGATGTAGCTTTATTAACCATCGGCCACGTAGGTAATTTTGCAATAGAAGCGCGTGCTGAACTGAACAGCGAAGGCTTTTATCCGGCACATTACGATCTACGTTTTGTAAAACCTTTAGATGAAGCTTTATTGCATGAAGTATTTACTAAATATAAATATGTGATTACGGTAGAAGATGGTTCGCTCCCTGGTGGTGTAGGCTCTGCAGTATTAGAATTTATGGCCGATCATGGTTACAATGCAAATGTAGTCCGCTTAGGTATTCCTGACCATTTTATCGAACATGGCGAACAGGCCGAACTTTGGGCAGAATGTGGTTATGATAAAAATGCAATTATTAAGGCGGTTAGGAAAGTTGCGGTAAAGAGAACTACCGATAGTATGGCAGGGTAG
- a CDS encoding gliding motility protein RemB gives MKKILFLLFLVFSIYKVKAQVVYQPYSYQFYQKLSSEIYNPNSRIHSALKPFFIDDSLLRDKSNLLLSVGVDSSRHSWVSRKLFQEHLLDIQKEDYTIYADFLPDFQIGRDFSGKQNVWLNTRGYQVGGTVGKKFSFYTSGFENQGQFSQYYNNYVNTSKVVPGQSYNRAYGFNAGKTSLDWSYVTATVSYTPIKYLNITAGYDKTFIGDGYRSLLLSDFSSPAPLLKLTANLGNVQYMAMWTSMQDPGANKLSYDAGNRKKGGVFHYLDWNVNNRLSVGFFDSIIWAQTDDTGNKRGFDWGYANPIIFLRPVEASSGSPDNALLGFTAKYKFAKELVAYGQFSLDEFEAKNFFSSSGSSRNKYGWQLGFRGADVFKVEGLNYLLEYNTAKPYTFSSRTRIGNYANYNEPLAHPMGANFRELIGLLNYSYKRFDFSGELLYAKYGLDEAGKNYGKNIFEPYTDAVQSTGNYTTQGIRTDLFYAEGRVAYVINPKYNLRLELGGILRRESNSFGKNNTGLITFGLRSSFRNLYSDF, from the coding sequence ATGAAGAAAATCTTATTCCTCCTATTTTTAGTCTTTTCCATTTACAAAGTGAAAGCCCAGGTTGTTTATCAACCTTACTCTTATCAATTTTATCAGAAACTGAGTAGCGAGATTTATAATCCAAATTCACGTATTCATAGCGCTTTAAAGCCTTTTTTTATCGATGATAGCTTGCTGAGAGATAAAAGTAACCTACTATTGAGTGTTGGAGTAGATTCGAGTAGGCATTCCTGGGTGTCACGTAAATTATTTCAAGAACATTTATTGGATATACAAAAAGAAGACTATACTATATATGCCGACTTTTTGCCGGATTTCCAAATTGGTAGAGACTTTTCAGGCAAACAGAATGTTTGGTTAAATACCAGAGGATACCAGGTGGGAGGAACAGTTGGCAAAAAGTTCTCCTTTTATACTAGTGGTTTCGAAAATCAGGGGCAATTCTCACAATATTATAATAATTATGTAAACACAAGCAAAGTTGTTCCAGGTCAATCTTATAACCGTGCTTACGGCTTTAATGCTGGTAAGACTTCGTTAGACTGGTCTTATGTTACCGCAACAGTATCTTATACACCCATAAAATATTTGAATATTACTGCAGGTTATGATAAAACTTTTATTGGTGATGGCTATCGCTCTTTACTATTGTCTGATTTTTCGTCTCCAGCCCCTCTCCTCAAATTAACAGCGAATTTAGGTAATGTACAATATATGGCCATGTGGACTTCAATGCAAGATCCAGGAGCAAATAAATTATCTTATGATGCCGGTAACCGTAAAAAGGGCGGAGTTTTTCATTACTTGGATTGGAACGTAAATAATCGATTATCTGTCGGATTCTTTGATTCAATTATATGGGCGCAAACTGATGATACTGGTAACAAACGAGGTTTTGATTGGGGCTATGCTAACCCAATAATCTTTTTAAGACCTGTTGAAGCTTCGAGTGGCTCACCAGATAATGCTTTATTGGGCTTTACGGCCAAATATAAATTTGCTAAAGAATTGGTTGCTTATGGACAGTTTTCTTTAGATGAGTTTGAAGCTAAAAATTTCTTTTCTAGCTCTGGAAGCTCTAGAAATAAATATGGCTGGCAGTTGGGTTTTAGAGGAGCAGATGTTTTTAAGGTTGAAGGACTAAATTATTTGTTAGAGTATAATACTGCTAAGCCATATACATTTTCTTCAAGAACACGCATCGGCAATTACGCAAACTATAATGAGCCTTTAGCTCACCCAATGGGTGCTAACTTTAGAGAATTAATTGGACTATTAAATTATTCTTACAAACGTTTTGATTTTAGTGGCGAATTATTGTACGCTAAATATGGTTTAGATGAAGCTGGAAAAAATTACGGTAAAAATATTTTTGAACCTTACACAGATGCAGTGCAGTCGACAGGGAATTATACTACCCAAGGTATCCGTACGGATCTTTTCTATGCAGAGGGAAGGGTAGCTTATGTAATTAACCCGAAATATAATTTACGCTTAGAATTGGGGGGTATATTGAGACGCGAAAGCAACAGCTTCGGTAAAAACAATACAGGGCTAATCACGTTCGGTTTGCGCAGTTCGTTCAGAAACTTATATAGCGATTTTTAA
- a CDS encoding nucleotidyltransferase family protein, whose protein sequence is MNTRPTLIILAAGMASRYGGNKQTESFGPGGETIMEYSIYDAIRTGFGKVVFIIREEFAEAFAAQIEHKLSGKIEIDYAFQSLESFSNDIEFSKERTKPFGTAHALLCCKGKVSEPFAVINADDFYGFDAFNKAHTFLTQEIQDNLFACLGYELKNTVSEFGAVTRGEIQTNAADEIVSINERREIILKAGKIISLEKDQSEILNKGTKVSMNFFCFTPSFIDWMEDKYYEFLSVNKDELKTEFLIPEVADQLIRTGEARIKVIATDSKWFGVTFKEDAALVKEELLKLSNAQTYPVDLWDLNIPITLL, encoded by the coding sequence ATGAATACAAGACCAACCCTAATTATTCTTGCAGCAGGAATGGCCAGTCGATATGGGGGGAACAAACAAACAGAATCTTTCGGTCCTGGTGGTGAAACTATTATGGAATATTCTATTTATGATGCCATCAGGACAGGATTTGGCAAGGTGGTTTTTATCATCCGCGAAGAATTTGCTGAAGCCTTTGCTGCGCAAATTGAGCACAAATTAAGCGGAAAAATTGAGATCGATTATGCTTTTCAATCGCTGGAAAGCTTTAGCAATGATATTGAATTTTCAAAAGAAAGAACAAAACCTTTTGGTACTGCACATGCGCTACTTTGTTGCAAGGGTAAGGTGAGTGAACCTTTTGCTGTAATTAACGCCGATGACTTTTATGGTTTTGATGCCTTTAATAAAGCCCATACATTTTTAACCCAAGAGATTCAGGATAATTTATTCGCCTGCTTAGGATACGAATTAAAGAATACCGTAAGCGAGTTTGGCGCGGTTACCAGAGGAGAGATCCAGACCAATGCCGCAGATGAAATTGTCTCCATCAATGAAAGAAGGGAGATTATTTTAAAAGCTGGAAAAATAATTAGCCTGGAAAAGGATCAAAGTGAGATTTTAAATAAAGGTACTAAGGTGAGTATGAACTTTTTCTGTTTTACACCAAGTTTTATTGACTGGATGGAGGATAAGTATTACGAGTTCTTATCAGTAAATAAAGATGAGCTTAAAACGGAGTTCCTTATACCAGAAGTTGCTGATCAGTTGATTAGAACTGGTGAAGCTCGTATCAAAGTTATCGCTACAGATTCCAAATGGTTCGGTGTTACTTTTAAAGAAGATGCAGCTCTAGTGAAGGAAGAGCTGTTAAAACTTTCTAATGCACAAACGTATCCTGTTGATCTTTGGGATTTAAATATTCCAATAACATTATTATAG
- a CDS encoding undecaprenyl-phosphate glucose phosphotransferase, whose product MQTRYLFILKYILPITDLIMVNIVYFFAYEFTAYMGKAVSSELQWHYIVVCNLIWIVSTTSFGLYSEYGSRRIERIYRGTWKSVVLHAVLFSIYLFFSKQNDFSRSFLVIFYGMLAILFLVNRFIGTSFQFLLFNHLRGVKSVAIMGNNATGLQLASYFEKQRYIEFHGFINDMPEDYLDRNGQISDMVGRQFKMAVDKGIKDIYVTIAPERMADMSLLTEEAERQCVRLKFIPDISGALLSPYTVSYLGNEFPVISLRSEPLEKIHNRFKKRAIDVVFSGLVILFVLSWLYPIIALLIKMQSKGPVLFKQLRSGRDDEPFWCFKFRSMRMNADSDKKQASKNDDRITPIGKFLRKSSLDELPQFFNVFMGHMSVVGPRPHMLSHTEQYKGIVDQFMVRHFLKPGITGWAQVNGYRGETKEDYKMVKRVEHDIWYLENWSAMLDVKIIFMTVINMVKGEENAF is encoded by the coding sequence ATGCAAACACGTTACTTATTTATACTCAAATATATTTTACCGATTACTGACCTGATTATGGTCAATATTGTGTACTTTTTTGCCTACGAATTTACCGCTTATATGGGGAAAGCGGTAAGTTCTGAATTGCAATGGCATTATATTGTGGTTTGTAATCTGATCTGGATTGTGAGCACTACAAGTTTTGGTTTGTATAGTGAATATGGATCGCGTAGGATTGAGCGCATCTATCGCGGAACCTGGAAAAGTGTCGTTTTACACGCGGTTTTATTTTCTATCTACCTTTTCTTCTCTAAACAAAATGATTTCTCCAGATCTTTTTTAGTGATTTTTTATGGCATGTTAGCCATTTTGTTTTTGGTGAACCGCTTTATTGGTACCTCTTTTCAGTTTTTATTATTTAACCATCTACGAGGTGTTAAGTCTGTAGCGATTATGGGTAATAATGCTACGGGTTTGCAATTGGCGAGCTATTTCGAAAAGCAGCGCTATATTGAATTTCATGGTTTTATTAATGATATGCCGGAGGATTATTTAGACCGTAACGGTCAGATTTCTGATATGGTTGGGCGGCAGTTTAAAATGGCGGTTGATAAAGGCATTAAAGATATTTATGTTACCATTGCACCGGAACGGATGGCAGATATGAGTCTATTGACTGAAGAGGCTGAGCGCCAATGTGTACGCTTAAAGTTTATTCCTGATATTAGCGGTGCCTTATTATCGCCCTATACGGTAAGTTATTTGGGGAACGAGTTCCCCGTGATTTCTTTACGTTCTGAGCCACTAGAGAAAATACACAACCGCTTTAAAAAACGGGCAATTGATGTAGTGTTTAGTGGTTTGGTGATTCTTTTCGTGCTAAGCTGGTTGTATCCAATTATTGCCTTGTTAATTAAAATGCAAAGTAAAGGCCCTGTGTTATTTAAACAGCTGCGAAGTGGGAGAGATGATGAACCTTTCTGGTGTTTTAAATTTAGAAGCATGCGCATGAATGCCGATAGCGATAAAAAACAGGCGAGTAAAAACGATGATCGGATTACGCCTATTGGAAAGTTTTTAAGAAAATCTAGCTTAGATGAACTGCCACAGTTTTTTAATGTATTTATGGGGCATATGAGTGTGGTAGGCCCCCGTCCGCATATGTTAAGCCATACCGAACAGTACAAGGGTATCGTAGACCAATTTATGGTTCGTCACTTTTTAAAACCAGGAATTACAGGTTGGGCACAGGTAAACGGCTACCGTGGCGAAACTAAGGAAGATTACAAAATGGTAAAACGAGTGGAACACGATATCTGGTATTTAGAGAATTGGAGTGCCATGCTGGATGTGAAGATTATCTTTATGACCGTAATTAATATGGTTAAAGGTGAAGAGAATGCTTTTTAA